A window of Mercenaria mercenaria strain notata chromosome 16, MADL_Memer_1, whole genome shotgun sequence contains these coding sequences:
- the LOC123541038 gene encoding uncharacterized protein CXorf38 homolog: MDHRAQLENKKYRNWVRAGLGIKYVKDGLEPFCDHLVNQQHADILDKVKQKHNLSAVACGFCDVRTLQPDHVQTKNRQCPLGQTHCNCLHPRGKTSCPNNVCGAIYDEIIRRHASTPPAPYWKNTDAQQWCTEPWAVAKCFINAPGYEHKTRATEFDCSGLLHLLIDNLEFHHHIQNGISGNDAFSRVLQHRNAIFHCNNMEVEDTDIAKYIDDMIELLQDDKEVKDRQESKNAVKKLLEEKFVITTTDELEGPRIAMDAIDEKEKILNENVDVANKFLGVKTDESKTQIKEIGSTIKDELAQKREDMKDVLRKTEIDLKGKLEKKKRENQGSD, encoded by the exons ATGGACCACAGGGCGCAACTTGAGAACAAGAAATACAGGAACTGGGTGAGAGCCGGACTTggtattaaatatgtaaaagacGGCTTGGAACCATTCTGCGACCATCTTGTTAACCAGCAGCATGCAGATATCTTAGATAAAGTTAAACAGAAACATAATCTATCGGCAGTAGCATGTGGATTTTGCGATGTACGCACACTCCAGCCGGACCATGTTCAAACCAAAAATAGACAGTGTCCTCTCGGTCAAACACATTGTAACTGTCTTCACCCACGCGGGAAAACGTCTTGTCCCAACAACGTATGTGGTGCTATATACGACGAAATTATTAGGCGTCACGCATCCACACCTCCTGCTCCATACTGGAAAAACACAGACGCTCAACAGTGGTGTACTGAACCTTGGGCTGttgcaaaatgtttcataaatgctCCAGGATATGAACACAAGACAAGAGCAACTGAGTTTGATTGTTCCGGCTTGTTGCATCTGTTGATTGATAACCTAGAGTTTCATCACCATATCCAGAATGGTATATCTGGTAACGATGCTTTCTCAAGG GTACTTCAACACAGAAACGCCATATTTCATTGTAACAATATGGAAGTAGAGGACACAGACATTGCAAAATATATAGATGATATGATAGAACTGCTGCAAGATGATAAAGAAGTCAAAGATAGACAAGAATCTAAAAATGCGGTCAAGAAACTGCTTGAG GAAAAGTTTGTAATAACAACTACAGATGAATTGGAAGGTCCGCGTATTGCAATGGATGCAATCGATGAGAAGGAAAAAATCTTGAACGAGAATGTTGACGTGGCGAATAAATTTTTGGGAGTTAAAACTGATGAAAGTAAAACACAGATAAAGGAGATAGGTTCAACTATTAAAGATGAACTAGCGCAGAAAAGGGAAGATATGAAAGATGTTTTGAGAAAGACAGAAATCGACTTAAAAGGAAAACTAGAGAAGAAGAAAAGGGAAAATCAAGGAAGCGATTAA